CTGCGCTCCCGGCTCCTCGTCACACTGCAGGCGACGGTGGACGCCGCGTTGATGACCCGGCTGTTCGGGCACCTGTTGCGACTGCCGTACGCGTTCTTCCAGCAGCGGGCCAGCGGGGACCTGATGCAACGCCTGTCCAGCAGCATCCTGCTGCGCGAACTCGTCACCACCCAGGTGCTGACCGCGGTGATCGACGGCGTGCTCGTGATCGCGTACTTCGGTGTGCTGTTCGCCAGGGACCTCGCTTTCGCCGGGCTCGCCGCCGCGATCGGCGTCACCCAGGTGGTGGCCGTCGCGGTGGTCAACGGCCGGCTGCTGCGGTTGAACCAGCGGCACCTCACCGTGCAGGCGGACGCGGAGAGCGCACTGATGGAGGCGCTGTCGGGCATCGCGACGGTCAAGTCGATGGGCGCCGAGCGTCAGGTGTACGACGGCTGGCTGCGCCGCTACACCACGGCGCTGGACGCCGACGTCGCCCAGAACCGTCTGTCCGCCACGGTCGCCAACATCACCGCGAGTGTCCAACTGGCGGGCCCGCTGGCGCTGCTGTGGCTCGGCACCGGTCGACTCTTCGACGGCGCCGGCCTCGGTCAGACCCTGGGCCTGCAGGCGCTGGCGCTGTCCGCGCTCATCCCGCTCGCCTCCCTGGTGGCCAGCGCCCAGGTCCTCCAGTCGGTCGTGTCGCACCTGCAACGCCTGCGTGACGTCTTCGCCGCCCAGCCCGAACCGGCCGGGGATCCCGACCTGCCCGCGCCCCGGCTCACCGGCGCGATCAGCGTCCGTGACCTCAGCTTCCGCTACGACGGCGGTGCCGCGCCGGTGCTGCGGGACGTCTCCTTCGACGTCGCGCCGGGGGAGAAGATCGCCCTGGTCGGCCCGTCGGGAAGCGGCAAGAGCACCCTGGCCATGGTGCTGACCGGCCTCTACCGGCCCACCAGCGGGGAGATCCTGTTCGACGGGGTGCCGTTGTCGCGCATCGACCCGACCGCGCTGCGCCGCCAGTTCGGTGTGGTGCTGCAGGAGAGCTACCTGTTCCGGGACTCCATCCGGCGCAACATCAGCCTGGTGCACCCCGACGTGGGCATGCCGGCGATCCGGGCGGCCGCCGAGGTCGCCGCGATCGACGAGGACATCGCGGCGATGCCGATGGGGTACGACACCCAGGTTGCCGAGCGCGGGCAGGCCCTGTCCGGCGGGCAGCGGCAGCGGCTCTCCATCGCGCGGGCCGTGGCCGGGCAACCCGCTGTGCTCCTGCTCGACGAGGCGACCAGCCACCTCGACGTGGCCACCGAGCGGCGTGTCGACCAGGCCATCTCGGCGATGCGCTGCACCCGGATCGTGGTGGCCCACCGGCTGAGCACCGTCCGTAACGCCGACCAGATCCTCGTCGTCTCCGGTGGTCGCATCGTGGAACGCGGCCGGCACGACGACCTGCTGCGCGCCGGCGGCGTCTACGCCGACCTGGTCCGGTGTCAGTTGACCGACGACGAACCCGCTCACTCAGGAGGCGACGCGTGGATACCCGTACCGTGACCGCCGGCGCGACGCCGGACCGAACCGACACCGATCCCGCACGGTTCCCGGCGCGGCGGGT
The window above is part of the Micromonospora sp. LH3U1 genome. Proteins encoded here:
- a CDS encoding peptidase domain-containing ABC transporter, which translates into the protein MGRLTAWPRRRRVPLVMQMTDADCGAACLAMVSRRHGVRASLAQVREGLDIGRDGVTARALLAAAPRFGLSGRAFRADPGQLGTLPLPAIAHWEGAHFVVVEEIGPRGVRLVDPAQGRRLLTAAEFASGFSGTVLTFTPDPRSASEPPAARSGPVARWRRVRPLLRPFLPRLGVAFSVSLVLQMLGLALPLATTVAFDQIMPARETALMPYLALGIAALVLTQFGVAYLRSRLLVTLQATVDAALMTRLFGHLLRLPYAFFQQRASGDLMQRLSSSILLRELVTTQVLTAVIDGVLVIAYFGVLFARDLAFAGLAAAIGVTQVVAVAVVNGRLLRLNQRHLTVQADAESALMEALSGIATVKSMGAERQVYDGWLRRYTTALDADVAQNRLSATVANITASVQLAGPLALLWLGTGRLFDGAGLGQTLGLQALALSALIPLASLVASAQVLQSVVSHLQRLRDVFAAQPEPAGDPDLPAPRLTGAISVRDLSFRYDGGAAPVLRDVSFDVAPGEKIALVGPSGSGKSTLAMVLTGLYRPTSGEILFDGVPLSRIDPTALRRQFGVVLQESYLFRDSIRRNISLVHPDVGMPAIRAAAEVAAIDEDIAAMPMGYDTQVAERGQALSGGQRQRLSIARAVAGQPAVLLLDEATSHLDVATERRVDQAISAMRCTRIVVAHRLSTVRNADQILVVSGGRIVERGRHDDLLRAGGVYADLVRCQLTDDEPAHSGGDAWIPVP